The Ascaphus truei isolate aAscTru1 chromosome 11, aAscTru1.hap1, whole genome shotgun sequence genome includes a window with the following:
- the LOC142462903 gene encoding taste receptor type 2 member 7-like, with protein MPPMHMCIILFFIAVGSLLGILSTLFIVLVNLLNWFKGRKFNRCDLILTSLGISNICFQCSTTVDNIIFIAFRDLYFTKNIYLFFCPGIVLLISCSSWFTTWLCVYYCIKIVNLNTHLFIWLKQHISSIVPWVLLGSAVGSVGLALPAIWNIYIVLPGNTTANYSVDDIEIRWSLPYAGTTGFLVVICPFLLVVLSIALILVSLCQHVVNMKENASGFSKPNLKAHIGAANTKMSLLLSYLVFNIAETLLITNVFPVDSPGYVLCWALIMGFTISQSLILIPGNPKLKKALRRFLCFAKC; from the coding sequence ATGCCTCCCATGCACATGTGCATCATCTTATTTTTCATAGCAGTTGGGTCTCTTCTAGGCATCCTTTCCACTCTCTTCATCGTGCTGGTGAATCTATTGAACTGGTTCAAGGGTCGAAAGTTCAACCGTTGTGACCTGATACTGACGTCTCTTGGAATCTCTAACATCTGCTTCCAGTGCTCCACCACAGTGGATAACATTATCTTCATTGCGTTCCGGGATCTGTATTTCACTAAGAATATCTATCTTTTCTTTTGCCCAGGTATTGTCCTCCTTATATCCTGCAGCTCCTGGTTTACCACTTGGCTCTGTGTTTACTACTGTATAAAAATAGTAAACCTCAACACTCATCTCTTTATCTGGTTGAAACAACATATTTCCAGTATAGTGCCATGGGTTCTGCTGGGGTCAGCGGTGGGATCCGTGGGTCTCGCTTTGCCTGCTATCTGGAATATCTACATAGTtcttcctgggaacacaacagcAAACTACAGTGTGGATGACATTGAGATAAGATGGAGTCTTCCCTATGCAGGCACTACTGGTTTTCTGGTTGTCATTTGTCCCTTCCTTCTTGTGGTCCTCTCAATTGCCCTGATCCTTGTCTCACTCTGTCAACATGTGGTCAACATGAAGGAGAATGCTTCAGGTTTTAGCAAGCCTAATCTAAAAGCTCATATAGGGGCAGCCAATACAAAAATGTCCCTGCTCCTTTCTTACCTGGTATTCAACATAGCAGAGACGCTTCTCATAACAAATGTGTTCCCAGTTGACAGCCCTGGGTATGTTTTATGTTGGGCTTTGATAATGGGGTTCACCATCTCACAGTCCCTGATCCTCATTCCAGGGAACCCCAAACTGAAGAAGGCATTAAGAAGATTTCTCTGCTTTGCTAAATGTTAA